One Natator depressus isolate rNatDep1 chromosome 3, rNatDep2.hap1, whole genome shotgun sequence DNA segment encodes these proteins:
- the LOC141984192 gene encoding uncharacterized protein LOC141984192, whose product MKDRGHNRDPKQCRVKLKELRQAYQKTREANGRSGSEPQTCRFYDELHAILGGSATTTPAVLFDSFNGDGGNTEAGFGDEEDDDDDEVVDSSQQASGETGFPDSQELFLTLDLEPVPPEPTQGCLLDPAGGEGTSAACVSMITGSSPSQRLVKIRKKKKRTRDEMFSELMLSSHTDRAQTNAWRQIMSDCRKAQNDQEERWRAEESKWRAEESKWRAEERAEARMWRQRDERRQDSMLRLLEDQTSMLQCMVELQQRQLEHRLPLQPLCNQPPSSPSSIASTPRRPRTRWGGHRPTSHSTTEDCPKKRRLSFNKF is encoded by the exons atgaaggacagaggccataacagggacccgaagcagtgccgcgtgaaactgaaggagctgaggcaagcctaccagaaaaccagagaggcgaacggccgctccgggtcagagccccaaacatgccgcttctatgatgagctgcatgccattttagggggttcagccaccactaccccagccgtgttgtttgactccttcaatggagatggaggcaatacggaagcaggttttggggacgaagaagatgatgatgatgacgaggttgtagatagctcacagcaagcaagcggagaaaccggttttcccgacagccaggaactgtttctcaccctggacctggagccagtaccccctgaacccacccaaggctgcctcctggacccagcaggaggagaagggacctccg ctgcatgtgtttcaatgatcacaggatcttctccttcccagaggctagtgaagattagaaagaaaaaaaaacgcactcgagatgaaatgttctccgagctcatgctgtcctcccacactgacagagcacagacgaatgcgtggaggcaaataatgtcagactgcaggaaagcacaaaatgaccaggaggagaggtggcgggctgaagagagtaagtggcgggctgaagagagtaagtggcgggctgaagagagggctgaagctcgaatgtggcggcagcgtgatgagaggaggcaggattcaatgctgaggctgctggaggaccaaaccagtatgctccagtgtatggttgagctgcagcaaaggcagctggagcacagactgccactacagcccctgtgtaaccaaccgccctcctccccaagttccatagcctccacacccagacgcccaagaacgaggtgggggggccaccggccaaccagccactccaccacagaggattgcccaaaaaaaagaaggctgtcattcaataaattttaa